The Solea senegalensis isolate Sse05_10M linkage group LG4, IFAPA_SoseM_1, whole genome shotgun sequence genome includes a region encoding these proteins:
- the LOC122768434 gene encoding serine/threonine-protein kinase Aurora-2-like, translating to MDSAARLKLAQDTKLQKPEVKSSREGPKRVPVSQHSQMAVVTPTPHQRVLGVSNGPLRIQRPVSHQKPPSHVSVANKSTLPSDQNLNPMTQNVNPAPQPKPGSQQNQTRINTATVKETVKPPTETAKPEKHQNKPTKNDAVDAAGSKKRWSLENFDIGRPLGKGKFGNVYLARERQSKFILALKVLFKKQLEKAGVEHQLRREVEIQSHLRHPNILRLYGYFHDTSRVYLILEFAPRGELYGELQRCGSFPEDRSATYIMELADALNYCHSKKVIHRDIKPENLLLGANGELKIADFGWSVHTPSSRRSTLCGTLDYLPPEMIEGKTHDEKVDLWSLGVLCYEFLVGSPPFEAKTHEDTYRRISRVRQK from the exons atgGACTCTGCTGCAAGACTGAAGTTGGCACAGGACACAAAACTCCAAAAGCCTGAAGTGAAA TCCAGCAGGGAAGGACCAAAGCGGGTTCCTGTGTCACAACACTCTCAGATGGCTGTAGTTACACCAACGCCACACCAACGGGTCCTGGGTGTGTCAAATGGACCTCTGCGCATTCAGCGGCCTGTGAGCCACCAGAAACCACCATCTCATGTCTCTGTTGCCAACAAGTCCACTCTGCCATCCGATCAGAATTTGAACCCCATGACTCAAAATGTAAATCCCGCACCTCAGCCTAAACCTGGTTCTCAGCAAAACCAGACTAGGATTAATACAGCTACAGTGAAGGAGACTGTTAAACCACCAACAGAAACAGCAAAGCCGGAGAAGCACCAGA ACAAACCTACCAAGAATGATGCTGTAGATGCTGCAGGATCAAA GAAGCGATGGAGCCTAGAAAATTTTGACATTGGCCGTCCCTTGGGAAAGGGTAAATTTGGCAATGTCTACCTGGCGAGAGAGCGACAAAGTAAGTTCATCTTGGCCCTGAAGGTGCTCTTCAAGAAGCAGCTGGAGAAGGCCGGGGTGGAACACCAGCTGAGGAGAGAAGTGGAGATCCAGTCTCACCTCAG GCACCCCAATATCTTGCGCCTCTATGGTTACTTCCATGACACCTCTCGTGTGTATCTCATCCTTGAGTTTGCACCGCGGGGAGAACTCTACGGTGAGCTGCAGCGCTGTGGAAGTTTTCCTGAGGACAGAAGTGCAACA TACATCATGGAGCTGGCCGATGCCCTCAACTATTGCCACTCCAAGAAGGTGATCCACCGAGATATCAAACCAGAAAACCTTTTACTCGGGGCAAACGGCGAGCTAAAGATTGCTGATTTTGGCTGGTCTGTCCACACGCCCTCCTCCAG GAGGTCCACTCTGTGTGGAACACTGGACTACCTGCCGCCAGAAATGATTGAGGGGAAAACTCATGATGAAAAGGTGGACCTGTGGAGCCTTGGTGTGCTCTGCTACGAGTTCCTGGTTGGAAGCCCCCCCTTTGAAGCGAAAACCCACGAGGACACCTACCGCAGGATATCAAGGGTAAggcaaaaatga